From Anopheles darlingi chromosome 2, idAnoDarlMG_H_01, whole genome shotgun sequence, the proteins below share one genomic window:
- the LOC125959740 gene encoding ribonuclease H1, producing the protein MIVGRWLAVLPRRMPFYAVAKGRAVGIYNTWPECEAQVKGFTGARYKKFATQTEAKEFVQGGGSVRQFTTSSTKRSLPPIEDRGTAADQPLSKKQRKAIVRESKPKPVLKMARYGKHSFQQDQDGYVHVYTDGSCEGNGKPNAAAGLGVYFDEGHALNTSKPVSGRATNNCGEIQAASTAIRLAREQGVERLAINTDSKFLIDATTQWMPGWKNRDWTLASGGPVKNKADFMELDREMNTGNMSIKWNHVDAHSGIVGNERADQLARKGSEMYREERRNTGNRR; encoded by the exons ATGATTGTTGGCCGGTGGCTTGCTGTGCTACCTCGAAGAATGCCGTTCTACGCGGTAGCCAAGGGTCGTGCGGTGGGCATATACAACACTTG GCCGGAATGCGAGGCGCAGGTCAAAGGATTCACGGGCGCCCGGTATAAAAAGTTCGCGACGCAAACTGAGGCCAAAGAGTTTGTTCAAGGAGGCGGATCTGTGCGGCAGTTTACTACATCGAGCACAAAGCGAAGTTTGCCACCGATCGAGGATCGCGGAACCGCTGCTGATCAACCGTTGAGCAAAAAACAGAGGAAAGCGATCGTTCGTGAGTCCAAACCAAAGCCGGTGCTTAAGATGGCCAGGTACGGCAAGCACTCCTTCCAGCAGGATCAGGATGGCTATGTGCACGTGTACACCGACGGTTCGTGTGAGGGCAATGGAAAGCCGAATGCGGCCGCCGGTTTGGGCGTTTACTTTGACGAGGGTCACGCGCT AAACACCTCAAAACCGGTCAGCGGACGGGCGACTAACAATTGCGGCGAAATTCAGGCCGCTTCGACGGCTATTCGTCTGGCCCGGGAGCAAGGCGTGGAACGGCTAGCTATCAACACGGATTCCAAGTTCTTGATCGATGCCACCACGCAATGGATGCCGGGCTGGAAGAACCGCGATTGGACGTTGGCCAGCGGAGGACCGGTAAAGAACAAGGCTGACTTCATGGAGCTGGATCGCGAGATGAACACCGGCAACATGTCGATCAAGTGGAACCACGTCGATGCGCACAGTGGTATCGTGGGTAACGAACGAGCCGATCAATTGGCCCGCAAGGGATCGGAAATGTATCGAGAGGAGCGCCGGAACACCGGCAACCGCCGTTGA
- the LOC125959732 gene encoding uncharacterized protein LOC125959732 has product MRTKPFLLLLTCVVMTTFLLILFGSAGQQNESLKNIVSQTHQQFRNLKKNLRESNSDPRPEIDPKYLAQLGFTQPIYNGSRSNFTIVTYALPGELASTVLFVQNVAMKLPNQALLVYDLGLAEADLHTLQAFCNSSTVHCTVITYDLSTLPAHVSDHSMHAFRPIIIHDALARAKVILFTENNVRLKGGRNGARDIEEIRIRTENSTSGVLGCATKQPVTSRTHPKMFEYFEIAVDNFFFLPMTSLEFVFFRNSPTVNEKVLLPWVRCALTLECLHPIGAQSGGCKYNKKPLYRYSGCHAYDACAFNIILGMTFGYDESNYSNQDLANLYYLETLEQATKILENRRKNISDASGEHSFTED; this is encoded by the exons ATGAGAACGAAACCGTTCCTCCTGCTCTTGACGTGCGTGGTAATGACCACCTTTCTGCTGATTCTGTTCGGTTCCGCCGGTCAGCAGAACGAATCGTTGAAAAATATTGTCTCGCAGACGCACCAACAGTTTCGGAATCTTAAG AAAAATCTTCGCGAATCAAACAGTGACCCCAGGCCAGAGATTGATCCGAAGTATCTGGCTCAGCTTGGCTTCACGCAACCAATCTACAATGGCAGTCGGTCGAACTTTACGATCGTTACGTACGCTCTGCCGGGTGAGCTAGCGTCGACCGTACTGTTCGTGCAGAATGTCGCCATGAAGCTGCCGAACCAAGCGCTGCTGGTGTACGATCTGGGGCTGGCCGAGGCGGATCTGCACACGCTGCAAGCGTTCTGCAACAGCTCGACCGTGCATTGCACGGTGATAACGTACGATCTGAGCACACTGCCTGCCCACGTGTCTGACCACAGTATGCACGCATTTCGGCCAATCATCATACACGATGCCCTTGCCCGCGCGAAGGTGATTCTGTTCACCGAGAACAACGTCCGACTGAAGGGGGGCCGGAATGGGGCGCGCGACATCGAGGAGATACGCATCCGCACCGAAAATAGCACGTCCGGTGTACTGGGCTGTGCCACGAAGCAACCCGTAACTAGCCGGACGCATCCGAAGATGTTCGAGTACTTCGAGATCGCAGTCGATAACTTTTTCTTCCTGCCAATGACGTCGCTCGAGTTTGTGTTCTTCCGGAACAGCCCAACGGTCAACgagaaggtgctgctgccctgGGTGCGCTGCGCCCTTACACTCGAGTGTCTCCACCCAATAG GTGCTCAATCCGGTGGCTGCAAGTACAACAAGAAACCGCTCTACCGGTACTCGGGCTGCCACGCATACGATGCCTGTGCGTTCAACATCATTCTGGGCATGACGTTCGGTTACGACGAGAGTAACTACTCGAACCAGGATCTGGCGAATCTCTACTACCTGGAAACGCTCGAGCAGGCGACGAAAATACTGGAAAATCGGCGGAAAAACATTAGCGACGCTTCGGGCGAGCACTCATTCACGGAGGATTAG